The sequence CTCGACGCCGTCCTCATGCTTTCACCTTCTCAGGTTCTTTGCTGCGGATCTCGTACGAGGTCTCGCTTTAAGGTACGCGTCCAGCGAGATGGTCGCACTAAGGCGGTGTCCATACGGCCGACTGCACCTCTCCTCAAAAAAGGTGATTTAGTATGAGGGAGTCGCAACGGCGGTGCTTTCGTATTCTAGCGGTAGTCGTGCTCCCTCTCGCGCTGCAAGCCTGCGGATGCGATACGAGCGGCTGCGTTGACGGCCTCAATGTGAGATTCGCTTCTGCCCCGCCTGCTCCGTGGAAGGTCGAGCTGCTCGTGAACGGAGTGCTTCCGAAAGCGTCATTCGCCACTAGCTGTGACGGTACACGAGAGTGCCCATCCGGAGCGTTGTTCGATACGGACGTGCGTGACGGGTTGTCCGTGCGCATCACCACGGCCGCCGGCGTGCGAACGACCGCTTTGCCGCGCATCAACTATGCAAAGCCGTCGAGTTCGAACAACTGGTGCGAGGAATGTCGCGGCAGCGCGGAAGTGACGGTGCCGGTGCCGGTGCCGGTGCCGTAGCCGTCGTGCGCGGATTCAGTACTCAGTGAACTGGCTTCAGAACTCTGATCGGTATAGTGGTCGGAATTCAGCAGCAACAGTGCTCAGTACCGAGCGGGTTTCGTGGAGCTGACGGTTCTCGAGGCCGTCGCGCGCCGTCGCCCCATCGAGTCCCTGCCGCCGCACACGCAGTCAGGAAATGCTCGGCACTGAGCACTGTAGCTGCTCGACTCTGACCACTATACCCAGTCTGACGCCTGTCGCCAGAACACTGGCTACTGTGCAGTTCCAGTCAGCTCGCAAAAACAGCTTTCAGCCGCCCCACCGCCCACGCCAGATCTTCTCGGCTCACCACCAGCGGCGGCGACAGTCGAATCACCGTATCGTGCGTTTCCTTGCACAGCATTCCGTGCGCTTTGAGCGCCTCGCAATACGGCCGCGCTTTCTCGTGCAGTTCGATCGCGATCATCAGCCCGCGACCGCGCACGGCCTTGATGGCAGGATGGCGCAGCGTGCGCACCTGCTCCAGGAACCACGCCCCCTGCTCGGCCGACCGTTCCACCAAATGCTCGTCTTGCAACACGCGGAGCGCTGTGCGCGCGACCGCGCAGCCAAGCGGGTTGCCGCCGAAGGTGCTGCCGTGCGAGCCGGGGCCGAACACACCGAGCACCTCGCGGCGTGATACCACCGCCGACACGGGATAGAACCCGCCCGAGAGCGCCTTGCCCAACACGTACATGTCGGGTGTCACGCCGTCGTGATCGCACGCGAACATGGTGCCGGTGCGACCGAGTGCGGTTTGAATCTCATCGGCGATCAGCAGCACGCGCTGCGCGGTGCACAACGCCGAGAGCTCGGCCAGAAACCCATCGGGCGGCATCAGCACGCCGGCCTCGCACTGAATCGGCTCAATCAGCACGGCGCACGTGTGTGCCGTCATCGCGGCGCGTACGGCCTCGATATCGCCGAACGGTACGAGTACAAAGCCCGGCGCGAACGGACCGAAGTGGGCCTTGTATGCCGGCTCCGAGGAGAAGCCCACGATCGTCGTGGTGCGTCCGTGAAAGTTGTTC comes from Gemmatimonas sp. and encodes:
- the rocD gene encoding ornithine--oxo-acid transaminase — translated: MTSTMTPTTMTATDELIAREDAWGAHNYHPLDLVIDHAEGAWVTDVEGKRYLDCLSSYSAVNQGHCHPRILATLVEQASRVTLTSRAFRNDQLGPFCEELAALCGMEMVLPMNTGAEAVETAIKAARRWGYRTKGIPDGQGTIIAFENNFHGRTTTIVGFSSEPAYKAHFGPFAPGFVLVPFGDIEAVRAAMTAHTCAVLIEPIQCEAGVLMPPDGFLAELSALCTAQRVLLIADEIQTALGRTGTMFACDHDGVTPDMYVLGKALSGGFYPVSAVVSRREVLGVFGPGSHGSTFGGNPLGCAVARTALRVLQDEHLVERSAEQGAWFLEQVRTLRHPAIKAVRGRGLMIAIELHEKARPYCEALKAHGMLCKETHDTVIRLSPPLVVSREDLAWAVGRLKAVFAS